In bacterium, the sequence AAAGATTGATAAGATAAATCGAGTTGCCCTCTTTTCCTTTTCAAAAAATGAAGATGATAAAAATGCAATAAAAATTAGCCAGATGTTATCGCAGGTATTCAAGATGAATGTCCTTGAAGAAAACCCTTTTTATATCCTGGAAGATTATGAGATAAAAGATTTAATGCAAGAGGAACCCATTAGCCAGCAGGACTTAGAAAACTCATCAAAAAGAATGCTTTTATACAAAATCTTATCTATTGATGGATTATTTGTCGTTAAAATTAATGAATTTAAGGACCGTAGATATAAAAAATCGGAACTTAAAAATTATTATTCTGAAGAAAAAAAGGAATTTATATATTATTATCAACCTTATATTGAAAGGAATATTGATATTAATATGTCTATATCATTTTTTGAAGCAACCACAGATAGACTTTTGTGGGATAAGGAATATAAAGATAACCTATCTAATACTTATATAGGAGATGATGAAGAAAATATCCGACTATTTGATAAACAGCTATTTAAGGACTTTATAAATAAGTGTGTTGAGGATTTCATAATTGATATTAGCCCTCAAGAAAAGGTTTATGAACGAATATTGGTCATAGAAAATCAAAAATGATAAGTATAGGACTCACAGTCAGTAAAGATAAAATTAATATTGCTCAGGTAAAAGGAACTTATCGAAAATTAAGTTCAATTAAAACTCAAGAGATACCAACAGGTATTGGAGAAGGAGAAGTTGCTTTATATATAAAGCGATTCTTCAAGAAGAATAATATTAAAACAAAATATATCTGTTTGGGGCTTCCGAGAAGACAGATTTTAGTAAATATCATTGAATTACCCCCGATAAAAAAAGATTTAATCAGTCAGGCTCTAAAATATGAAGTTGAAGAACATATTCCATATCCTATTGAAGAGGTATATTACGATTATCAGATTATAGGACAATTTGAGAAGAAAACTAATATTCTGTTAGTGGCGGTTAGAAAAGAAGTAGTTGACCCTTACTTACAACTTTTATCTCAAATCGAACTTAAGCCACTTTTTGTCGATGTAGATTCTTTTAGCATAATTAACCTGTGCCTTGAACTATTTTCTAATGAATTTAAACACAACACTACTTTGCTAATAAGTAGTGAAACTGATTGTAGTGAAATAAGTCTTTTAAAAAACGAGAAACTGGAGTTCACCAAAAGTCTTCCTTTCTTAACAGATGACACAGTTTTTTTAGAAGAGATAAAGAAAATTATTGATTACTTTCAAACCTCATCAGAGGGATTCAAAATTGATAAGATAATTCTCACTAAAGGAATATCAAATGGTATAGCCCAAAATTTAAAACAAGAATTAGGTATTTCAACAATAGTTATTGACCCACTTGCGTCTTTGACCTCAGAGGGAGGAGATTTATCTACAATTAGCTCGGCATGGCGAGGGATAAAAGAGGGGAAATTAAGCATTGACCTATCCCCAATGAAGGAGATTAGAGCAAAAGAACTACGAAAAACCAATTATATAAAGACAGGAATTTTAGTCACTCTAATCTTTATTTTATTAAATGGTATTTTTCATTTGAATCTGATAAGTAGAGAGGGGAAATTAGAAACCATAGATGGAATTATCTCAAAAAATCAATCTCTCCTGAGTGAAATAGTGGAGATTCAAGAAGAATTTCAATTATTTCAGGGTGCAAAGGAAGATAAAATAGAATACCTGGATTTACTCCTTGAATTGTCCAATATTTTACCTTCTAATGCCTGGATAAAGAATGTTACCTTTGAAAAAGACCAATTAAAGGAATTAAGCGGAACGACATTGGGTTCGGCATCTGTATTATTACCTATTTTAGAGGCATCACCTTATCTGAAAAATGTAGAATTTACCGGCAGTATTGTTAAACACAGGCTTGAAAATCAGGAGCTCGAAGAATTCAGTCTTAAAGCAAATCTGGTAAGTGGTAAAGAATAAGGAGTTACCAATTTATGGCTTCACGAAATTAAAGCAAGTAACTGGTGAAGGGTAACTACTTACCATTCACCAGTTACCAATTACCAAAAATAAGGAGGCAAAAATTATGGTGAAAAAGATAGATAAATTAGTTCGGGTTACCTTTCTAATACGACTAATCGTCAGTATCTTCATCATTTTGGTCATTCAATTACCTCATGTAGAGGAGATTAACCAAAATGTAGTTTATATCATTGTGGGAATAGGGCTTTTTCTTAGCCTGATATACGAGTTATTGTTGAGGAATAAAGAAGATTTCCCTTATCTAATACATATTATCGCCGGATTAGATGTGGGATTAATTGGGTTTCTTGTAAATTTCACAGGTGGGATTCAAAGTAATTTCTACTTGTTGTATCTTATGCCTTTAATTTTAGCCTCACTTGCTCTTGATACCCAATCTTGTGTCTTTTTCGGTATATTAGTAAGTACCGCCTATCTTTTTAATATACTTTTTGATATAGAAAATATTGATGTGCGAACCTATCAATATTTATTTGCAACAAGACTACCATTATTCTGGGCAATAGCTATTTTGGGCTCTATTTTATCTCGTTACACAAAGAAATTAGCCGAACAAAGCGTTGAAAAAGACAAAATAGTTGACAAACTTCGTGAAGAAATGAATAAAATGTCAGTATTTTATGGAACGACAAGTAAATTATTCTCTTCTTTGATAGATCTGGAAAATATCATGCGATTTGTTGTTGAACGATTTCCTATCATTGCTAATATGGAGCGCTGTACGGTTATGCTTATTGATGAGCATAGTGGCGATTTACTCGGTCGCACCTCTAACCGCATACCTGTTGGAGAACTAAAATGGTTTATGATAAAAAAAGAAGAGCCATTATATGATTGGCTCGTGAGAGACAATAAGCCGGTGATGATTACAGACCCTAACCCAAGTAAGTTTAGAGGACCGGCTGAGGATTTTGCTGAACGATATAAAATTAAAACAATGATTACTCTACCCTTGATGGGTAATGAAAAATGCTTTGGAGCGATTCATATCGATAATGTAGTTGATGACTCACCAATTTATATTACTGATGAAGGATTAAACGAACTACAAAAACTTGTTAAATTGGTCGCCATAGCCATTGAAAATGTTAAATCTCATAAAGTTGCCGCAGAACAGAGGGAATTAATGAAAAAAGACGAAGAAGCCCTGCGAGAAAAGATGATGCAATTATCAACCTTATTTGATTTTAGTTCTGAGTTAGCCATATCCCATAAATTAGAAGATGTCTTATTGGCAATTGAAAAGAAAATGCTCTGTAACTTTGTTGGAGCAAAAAGTTACAGACTCATACTCATAGATAAGGAAAAAGGAGATGGGTTAAAAACACTTATCTTCAACAACTGTGATGAGACAATTGAAGACAGAGATAAGGAAATCCTCAATGAGGTCATAAAAAGTGGTGACTCTTTCATGGCAATGGATATTCATAAAGAAGAGATTACTAATAGTGAAGGGACTAACATACTTCTTTGTGTCCCGTTAAAAAAACAAAATGAAACAATTGCGTTACTTGAGATAAAAAAATTAGAGCAAGGTATAACTATAAATCTAACTAAATATGTTATCCTTCTGATTGCGGCTAATGTGATGGCTATCTCTATTTCTAATGCCCAGTTGTATGAGAAAATCTCTTATTTGTCAATAATCGATGGTTTGACCAATCTCTATAATTACAGTTATTTCCAGGACCGCATCAGTGAGGAGATTTTGCGAGCACAAAGGCATAGTCTCCCACTTTCGTTATTAATGCTTGATATTGACCACTTTAAATCTATGAATACTATCTATGGGCATCAGGTTGGAAATCGAATACTGGTTGAGATTTCCAATATTGTCAAAACAGATGCACGAAAAATAGATATAGCCGTCCGCTATGGCGGCGATGAAATTATTCTGATATTGACTAATACAGATAAAGAAAAGGCAGAGATGGTCGCAAAACGATTGTGTAACCTTATCAGTTCGCATAAGTTTCCTATTGGCAGTGCCGCTTTACCTGTAACGGTAAGTATTGGCGTCATTACCTGCCCGGAGGATGGAACTAAAGAGGATGAATTAATTGTTAAAATAGAAAATATAATGCAAAAGGCAAAAAAGCAAGGAGGAAATCAGGTTCAAGTCTACAAAGAAGTAGCCTGAATATTCAGAGGACAGAAGACCGAAGTCAGATATTAAGGGGATACCTTTAAAAACTGACATCTAATGTCGTGTTGAACAAATAACGCACGGAATTTAATTCTGGTAACTGGTGATTGGTAACTGGTAATTAAATACCGTTTGGCTGAGCTGGAGTTTCGTTAATTTAAGGAGCCATTGAGTCTATCTGAATCCTTATCAATCTGTTTATTTTGCTCAAAGATGGCAAAATTAGGCTCAAAAGCCTGATGATTTTTTTGCAACTTATCCTTTGAAGTTGAGTTGATAAAAAATGCTTTACCTATTTTCTTCCCTTTGTGCCCTTTGCGTTACTACTTTGTGCCCTTTGCGATTTATCCTTTTTTAATCGCAAAGAACGCAAAGAAATCGACCGCAAAGAACGCAAAGATTAAAGGAGAAAGGAATCATAGAAAATTCACGAAACTCCAGAGAAAGGGGATAAGGAGATAAGGGCGATATGGAGATAAGATAATAGAAATAGATTGAAATTTATAGAATTCGAAGAATGTTGCGAAGCAAAAATAGGTAGAAATTGATTGTGGAAAACAACAAATTTCTATAAATTTCTATTAGTTTCTACTAATTTCAATTTTTTTAATAATATCTCCCTATCTTCTTAATCTCCACATCTCCTTTTGTTACACCACCTGAACGCTTACAAAATTTATAACATTGCTGGAGAAGAGGTGTTTGAGAAAGAGGAGATTACTGATGGCTGGGACTGGGGTTGTATCAACAAAGATAACAAAAGGGTCTCATCCGGGATTTACATTTATATTTTATCGGATGGCAAGACGACAAAGACAGGTAAATTAGGGATAATAAAATAAGGGGTCCCGTTCTAAATTATGGGCAAGAAAAAGAA encodes:
- the pilM gene encoding pilus assembly protein PilM; this encodes MISIGLTVSKDKINIAQVKGTYRKLSSIKTQEIPTGIGEGEVALYIKRFFKKNNIKTKYICLGLPRRQILVNIIELPPIKKDLISQALKYEVEEHIPYPIEEVYYDYQIIGQFEKKTNILLVAVRKEVVDPYLQLLSQIELKPLFVDVDSFSIINLCLELFSNEFKHNTTLLISSETDCSEISLLKNEKLEFTKSLPFLTDDTVFLEEIKKIIDYFQTSSEGFKIDKIILTKGISNGIAQNLKQELGISTIVIDPLASLTSEGGDLSTISSAWRGIKEGKLSIDLSPMKEIRAKELRKTNYIKTGILVTLIFILLNGIFHLNLISREGKLETIDGIISKNQSLLSEIVEIQEEFQLFQGAKEDKIEYLDLLLELSNILPSNAWIKNVTFEKDQLKELSGTTLGSASVLLPILEASPYLKNVEFTGSIVKHRLENQELEEFSLKANLVSGKE
- a CDS encoding gliding motility-associated C-terminal domain-containing protein, coding for MLHHLNAYKIYNIAGEEVFEKEEITDGWDWGCINKDNKRVSSGIYIYILSDGKTTKTGKLGIIK
- a CDS encoding diguanylate cyclase, translated to MVKKIDKLVRVTFLIRLIVSIFIILVIQLPHVEEINQNVVYIIVGIGLFLSLIYELLLRNKEDFPYLIHIIAGLDVGLIGFLVNFTGGIQSNFYLLYLMPLILASLALDTQSCVFFGILVSTAYLFNILFDIENIDVRTYQYLFATRLPLFWAIAILGSILSRYTKKLAEQSVEKDKIVDKLREEMNKMSVFYGTTSKLFSSLIDLENIMRFVVERFPIIANMERCTVMLIDEHSGDLLGRTSNRIPVGELKWFMIKKEEPLYDWLVRDNKPVMITDPNPSKFRGPAEDFAERYKIKTMITLPLMGNEKCFGAIHIDNVVDDSPIYITDEGLNELQKLVKLVAIAIENVKSHKVAAEQRELMKKDEEALREKMMQLSTLFDFSSELAISHKLEDVLLAIEKKMLCNFVGAKSYRLILIDKEKGDGLKTLIFNNCDETIEDRDKEILNEVIKSGDSFMAMDIHKEEITNSEGTNILLCVPLKKQNETIALLEIKKLEQGITINLTKYVILLIAANVMAISISNAQLYEKISYLSIIDGLTNLYNYSYFQDRISEEILRAQRHSLPLSLLMLDIDHFKSMNTIYGHQVGNRILVEISNIVKTDARKIDIAVRYGGDEIILILTNTDKEKAEMVAKRLCNLISSHKFPIGSAALPVTVSIGVITCPEDGTKEDELIVKIENIMQKAKKQGGNQVQVYKEVA